The window AAGGGTACATATACGATGAATGTGATTGTATTCAATAATGGCGTTATCCAGGATTGGATTCAGGAGGCTAAAGTGATGGAGGTTGAGAATGGAGATTTCTACGGTACAGGCCGGATGATTCCTGAAACTCATGGAGGCGTCTTGCTTGAGCAAGCATGGGAGTTGGAGGGATAGTTGCAATGTTCGCTAAAGTAGGCGGATTTCTTCAACGATTAAGGCGCGATGAGACAGAAGGCTGTGCCAGTTGTTCCTTCTTTGCGCAGGAGGGCGAGGATGCTGTTCTAGCTGGGTTGATTGATCCTGAGTGGAATCGCAAGGGTTTTTTTGTCGATGTAGGGGCGCACCATCCTACGCGGTTTTCTAATACGTGGATGTTCTATCAGGCGGGCTGGCGAGGGATTAATATCGATCCTACTCCGGGGAGCATGGTGCCGTTTCGGGAGCTTCGGTCAGAGGATGTTAATCTCGAGGTTGCAATCAGCCGGGAAGCTGCGGTGCGCAAGTTCTATTGCTACAATGAACCTGCGCTGAACGGCATTGATAATGATCGGCGGGAGGAACTTAAGGATACGCACTATAAACTAGAGCGGATCCTTGATATTGAGACGCTTCCGCTTTCAGAAATTCTCAAACGCCACCGCGAGCGGTTCGTTAGTCCGAGTTTTTTGACCATTGATGTCGAAGGGTTGGAGGTCGAGGTGCTTTCATCCGTCGATCTGCAGAAGTACTCCTTTGATTTCATCTTAGTCGAGCAAATGCTTCCCGATCTCATGGCCTTAGGCAAATCCGATGTGTGGAAATACGTGACGGAACGGGGATACAAGGCTGTCGCCTGTACAGGACGGACGGTTTTCTATCAGAGGACGGGTGACGTGGCGTGACTGAAGCGTGTCCATTCGCGCCGATTGCGCTTTTCGCATACAATCGACCGCTGCATCTGCAGCGAACAGTGGAGGCCCTCGCGAAGAATACGATCGCCCGTGGCTCCGCGCTGTTTGTCTTTCTGGATGGGCCACGGAATGAAGACGATAGAGGCCTCGGCGGCGAGATTCGTGAGTATGTATCGTCCATCGATGGTTTTCAGTCTGTTTCGCTGGTCGAGCAGAGCGAAAACATCGGGCTTGCGGCATCCATCATTAGGGGGGTGTCGGGAATGCTTGAGAGGCACGAGTCGGTTATCGTAATGGAGGATGACCTCGTAACCGCCCCTTTCTTTCTCCAGTACATGAATGATGCCTTAACGACTTACCGCGATGATGAAGCGGTCGCGAGCATTCATGGGTTTGTTTATGATATCAAGGGACTCCCTGAGACGTTTTTTCTGAAAGGTGCAGACTGCTGGGGATGGGCTACTTGGCGACGGGCATGGAGGGTTTTTGAATCAGATGGGAATCGGCTGCTGCAAGGTCTCCAAGAGCGAGGACTGCTGAACGAGTTTGATCTCGATGGTGCAGCGTCTTACACGCAAATGCTTCGCGATCAAATCGAGGGACGAAATGACTCTTGGGCGATCCGGTGGCATGCCTCCGCCTTTTTGAAAGATATGCTCACTTTGCATCCCGGGCGTTCCCTCGTCCGAAATATCGGTCTTGATGGAAGCGGGACGCACTGCCATGACGTTCCCGCCCACCTTTTGGTCGAGGCGGATAGTCGTCCCCTGTGTGTTGATCGCCTTCCCGTTTCGGAGAATACAAGGGCCAGAAAAAGGATTATCGATTTTTTGCGCGATCAGTTGCTTCCCCACTATACCAATGGTGGCATCTTTCTCCGAGTGATCAAGTATTTGAAATCGGTGTTTAATTAAGTAATGGCTCTGCGTGATATCCCATCGTTCCGCGAATACCTATGGAAGGTTTATTCCGCATTG of the Terrimicrobium sacchariphilum genome contains:
- a CDS encoding glycosyltransferase family 2 protein, which translates into the protein MTEACPFAPIALFAYNRPLHLQRTVEALAKNTIARGSALFVFLDGPRNEDDRGLGGEIREYVSSIDGFQSVSLVEQSENIGLAASIIRGVSGMLERHESVIVMEDDLVTAPFFLQYMNDALTTYRDDEAVASIHGFVYDIKGLPETFFLKGADCWGWATWRRAWRVFESDGNRLLQGLQERGLLNEFDLDGAASYTQMLRDQIEGRNDSWAIRWHASAFLKDMLTLHPGRSLVRNIGLDGSGTHCHDVPAHLLVEADSRPLCVDRLPVSENTRARKRIIDFLRDQLLPHYTNGGIFLRVIKYLKSVFN
- a CDS encoding FkbM family methyltransferase, translated to MFAKVGGFLQRLRRDETEGCASCSFFAQEGEDAVLAGLIDPEWNRKGFFVDVGAHHPTRFSNTWMFYQAGWRGINIDPTPGSMVPFRELRSEDVNLEVAISREAAVRKFYCYNEPALNGIDNDRREELKDTHYKLERILDIETLPLSEILKRHRERFVSPSFLTIDVEGLEVEVLSSVDLQKYSFDFILVEQMLPDLMALGKSDVWKYVTERGYKAVACTGRTVFYQRTGDVA